The genomic segment GTTTTTACTTCTACCACTAATATTACTGTATACAGAGTACCCACGCTAagccaaatgtcatgacttttaCTGActaaaatgatgtattttcatgACCTAATAGCACTTGAGCAGATTAAGAAAAATGTATCTTTAATCACGTTCTCATGTCACTTTTGTTAAGGATACAGTGCTAAAGCCCAAACAAAGATAGACTGGAAGttcaaatgaattaatgaagtattttttttcaattaataacaaaaatcCCTGGCAGTCAAATTAcctgaaaaagaataaaaaattcagAAATTCCAGATAGCCCATGATCTGTGGTAACcctgtgtttattaaaaaatgtttcccaTCTGAGTCATGCAGTCACAGCAAGCTGTCTGTATGACAATATAAGATGTATCTGAGAATCTTTGAACTTGTCTGTTGTATCTTAGATCGGCCGATCGACGGAGGGCCCGATTGACTTTGTGGTGACTGACACTGTGTCAGGGGGAGGAGAGAGTGAGGAGACACCCATCACTCAAAGCACCATCTCCCGCTTCGCCTGCCGGGTGGTGTGTGAGCGTAACCCACCCTACACCGCACGAATCTTCGCTGCAGGCTTCGATTCTTCCAAGAATATATTTCTCGGAGTAAGTGCGGTTTTTATGCCTGGTCCTGAAATGGAATTGTCTGAGATGCATTACTAGATACTTTATCAagctattatttataaatatatactgcTGTCTGGGGAGTAATATACGTGTGCATGAGCTGTCTGGGGAAGTATCCACTTCTGCTGATCCTGTGGAACTGATCTAAACTTACCTGGTAAATATAGGTGTGTCTGGCTAACTGGAATGACTCGCCCATGTGTACCTAAAAACAAAGTGCGGTGcacatatttttgtttatgtacaGTAATTAAATCTCTCTGCAGGAAAAAGCAGCCAAATGGAAGAATCCAGATGGTCACATGGACGGTTTGACTACCAATGGGGTGCTAGTCATGCACCCGCGGGGCGGGTTCACAGAGGAATCCAAGCCTGGTGTGTGGAGGGAGATATCAGTGTGTGGAGATGTTTACACACTGAGAGAAACACGCTCTGCTCAAACTCGAGGAAAATTGGTTAGTATGTGAGCGGTGTCTGTTCAGTGTAGTTTACCGCCTGTTTTctccaagtaggacatgttcctggattaacatctatgttgatcctggaacaacattcgaatcagccaatcagaattaagggatacattTACAGTTTAAGTTTAAGCTTGCGGTTTGGTTTTTGCACTTCTGCTTGATTGTTATACAACTATTATTCCGCTCAGATTTTGGGAATCATTTAGAATTATGGTCGGGTTTAGGAGTAAGGACTAAGTATGGATAACATTTTTgatcaaaaatgatgttccaggatcaacatagatgtaaATCCAGGATCTcgtcgtacttggcaaaatcagagaaaggtctggctgcagacttggtgcagatgcaacctgagctgcatccaatgctttttaatgtgctcgcctaacccctaaccctactcccttacagtgatgtcactagctccatttagTGCATTGTTTCTcacattgcatctctgagcgatgcagtctcagcttgcatcataaaggctgcgtccagatactattgcaaaaTCATGACATGCATAGTTCACAGTGCGCTACATTTACGCAGACTCAAATACATATGTAGTTAGATTGATGGTtcaatcagattaaaaaaaatcttcatgtaaacaccttaactaGTCAGACTGAGCTTGATCTGAATGACATTTTGATCCGAATGGAGAGggtggttaatttttttttttactgacccaattcaacaacaaaaaatgactGTGTCAATGCTTGAATCTGACTACTTTTGAGGGCAGTGCGATATTGACATGCATTAGCCTTCGCATAATTTGATAAATGTCTCCTCTTCAGAAATATGATAGTGTGGAGTCTGAAGGCCAAATGGTTGACTGCCCAGAAAAATTGCAATGAgtgtattattattcttattattataaagcatgtGAAACCACTGCCTGTATATTTGCATTAGACTTCGTAATGAAACATTCTGATTTAGAATGCGctgtaataataatgtttaaagtagctctataattaaaacaaaacaaaacatacaaattgTATTATTTCTAATATCGTAGTATATTTTATTAAGGATACTGTTATCAGTATTGCATTGTCAACTAAATTTAACGAAAGGCAAGTCTATTAAACTAGTTTCTTTTGTCGTTTTATAATGTGcataaactaacaaacaaacacctGTAGTTGGAATGTACTTTCAAAATTTAAAACTAGTATTTTGATTTTCAGATACAATAGCCtgcctaaatataaataaaactatatactTTATTTACATTGTGCCAAAGTTTTCATTGGAATGAATGCATGTAAAATGAACATAAACAGAATTTTGAATTAAATACAATGTTTAGAGTACATATAAACAAATGTGAAATCAGATTCAGTTCATTCAGTTTGATGTAAATTAGTGCATGTAAACATAACTAATTTCTCAGTCAGTCATCGGTTTGCTCACTGCTATTTTACAGTGGTAAAATGTCCTAATTCACAGCTGCAGAAACTGTCTAGACAAAATCATCTGAAACTTTTATTAGGATCCGGGGTCTAATCCATGTGCAGGGAGTTCTCATTCAGGTTGTGGGATGCTACTTGTTGTATCAGTGAAGATTCGGGTAGTTTAGAGTGTACTAGTTCAAATCATGGTAAGGAAGATCCCTAAAATGAAGATTAAAGATGTTCCTCCTAACCTCATGTCTGGAATATAGTGCTctagtctgcaagttctttcacatgATATCTTGCTCAAATAAGGGGCTTTGTTTTGCTCTGTTTAGTTTGGAAAGTCATGGTTTTCTTTGTACAGTGCATGATATATTGTGTAGATGTATCATAAGCAGTCAATTGAGCACCTTGTTTGAGTCTCTGAACATCTAGCGCCTTCTGGGGGACAATTGTGGTTCTGCATTCTCACCACaccatcaaattcaaaacaactATTTTGCTGATGAACATATTGCTAAAGGTAAACGTCCAAGATGTTTTTACTGATGGTAtgcttttgtttatttgataaattaactggattttaaacatttttaagcaGTAGAGAATACACAAACCCAGAGACTGAAGATCATCAAGCATTAACCTGATCCAATACGTTTTCAGTAATTAATTAACCACACCTGATCTGATCTTTGAGGGCTTGCTGTTATAGATGCGTACTGTATATGGTCTATTCAGTGTCCCCTAATATACCATCGAACAAAAAGAACCCAAATGAACAACATGAAAATTCCAGAAGTTGCCAAACTTTTTTTGCTCTGCATGTAAGTGCAAGATAGAGACATCCTGCAAGTTTCATATCTCAGATCTTCAAAATTGGACTTGCTCATCAAACAAACATCTGATTCCACAGCTGAACTCCTCAGCTCATTAGTAGAGACTTGAAATAAGCTTAAGACGAGAGACGCTCagactgtgcagtgctgtagcacTCCAAGAATGTGTTTTGGAAGAGCAGAGATAAACATGTATTAGCCTTGCATCATCGTTTATTTCTTAAGTCTGTGGAAACATGCAGCTGTAAGGCTGAAAGGGATGGAAAAATGGAAACTCAATGGAAAAACAAATTGGAAGAGTTCAAAGGTCAAAGCGGACATTAGAATTAGTAATAAAAGAAAAGGTAACTAACAAAATAGTTTATTAGCTCTGTGACTTGTTGGCTTGGTAAAGCTGATGAACCAAGAGCCGCACGAACCTGTTGCAAGTGttaacaagtgtcgagtcccgtgaaaGGGGTCCAGacggaaagttttgttttgtgtttaccttataattaaagttgttgcacgtctgcaaGTTCCAACTCAAAATAAGCGAGTTTTAGAAACTTGTACATTTAAGGTATCGTTCAGTAAAAACAAAACGCCATCAAAGAAACTTGACAACGAGAAACAAAACCTCACTGCTAGCTAGCGTGTTGGAAGTGTtcttgcagagcaacacaaactacatgcagaagtataaatgcacggcaatGCACAAAGAATGCGTcatgggtcacgctgatcactcaACACAAGTATGAACCAGGCttaatgctgtgtttacaccagacgcggaacatttgcgctatttacatttaaatagacgcgtggacattttgagtttactcccTTCATTcctgcatcaaattcacttcacaatagtttaatgaactgttgtctgttgtcggcaagaggatttcccctttGTTCACGTCCCAACAAGAAAAAGGTCCTGATTAGTTAATGCAtggcgaatgtccgctgaagttcagattttccaactcgagcgatTTGCACAAAGCGGCGTGAGTTGAGTGTTTTGCGCGTGTATCATGCTGCTGGATGTCTATAGGCTAAattatacttctgtgttgagAGAACTCTGTAACCCACAGTGCATGTAGAAGTGTATTTACAGtatacttctgcattctgttagtgtttatctgacaataacacTTGTAGCAGGTTCCTCTGTCTTGAATATTTTTTTTGCGGATGTTTTGAGTTGATACTGGAAATGGAAGAAATTGGCAGGAATCTGCAAACATACAACAATTTTAATCATGGAATCCGCAACAAAAAAAATCCATCTGACGCTCCACCATGGGACTTGACACTCTCCTGTAACATTCAGACCAATCACAGCTCTTGTTTTTTTGCTACTACATGTggttaaatttttttgagagaTGCGTGTCCGGCTAGGGTGAAGGGTATTTGACTGTGCAAAGGCACAGCCAGACCTGCTGTGCACttttaacgcagaagtataaaccaaacTTAAATACTCTACGACAGGGACCCTCAAATCTGGCCCATGAGATCCACTCtactcagagtttagctctaaTCTGAATTAAACGCACCTAAACCTGCTAATCGATGTCTTCAGGATCTTTAGAAAATCACAGGTAGAGGAGTTTGACCAAACTTGGAGGTAAATTCTGCAGCTCGTTGGCCCTTCAGGCCAAGATTTGAGGAAGCCTGCTGTAGGAGAAGCCTTTTGGAATGTGACTGTATTAATGagatgtttgttttctgtttctcTCAGGTGGAGAGTGAAAGTAACGTTCTGCAGGACGGCTCTCTGGTTGACCTTTGTGGAGCAACGCTGCTCTGGCGCACCGCTGACGGCCTTTTCCACACCCCCACACAGAAGCACCTGGAGGCCTTGCGGCAGGAGCTGAACGCAGCCCGGCCCCAGTGCCCTGTGGGCCTCAACACACTGGCCTTTCCCAGCATGCAACGCTGCAGTCGTGCCCTGAGCAACGTCCCTGCCCAGGAAGACAAACAGCCCTGGGTCTACCTTGCCTGTGGTCATGTTCATGGCTACCACGACTGGGGCCACCGATCAGAGCGGGAGTCCAATGCCCAAAGAGAGTGCCCCATGTGCAGGGCCGTGGGTCCCTATGTGCCACTCTGGCTCGGATGTGAACCAGCCTTCTACGTAGACACTGGTGCGCCAACACACGTCTTCGTACCTTGTGGCCATGTGTGCTCTGAAAAGTCCACCCGCTATTGGGCAGAGATTCCTTTGCCACATGGCACCCACGCTTTCCACGCTGCCTGTCCTTTCTGTGCTACTCAACTCAACCTGACACAAAAGTGGGCCAAGCTCATCTTTCAGGGGCCTATAGACTGAGAGCGTAGAGGAGGTCATGGGGAACTGGTGGATTGTTGTCTAATTGAAGGGGAAACCAGTATGCTGAAGGACTATTAGTAGGTGTCATTTTTAAGGAGCGACTCAAACCACAAGCTGTGAAGCTGCCCTTGATCTGCTGATGATGGAGAGCAGGTTTCTGTTCAGACAACCGTTGCCTTGGCGTATGACAGGAGGCGTAATTCCATCATCATTTCCTGACCTTTTTGTCTACAGGCCTTCAAGATGTCAGATCACACCAGCATTACCACATCACTCAGGATGTTTAATACAGTTCTCCAGGACACTCCGCTTTAGACCTGAGGTGCTGCATCTGGTTCCTGGTGATTGACTTTCCTGCAAAGTTTTGTTGCTTTAATAATTCTTCCGGTGATTTCCAAAGAACTCCATTATCTGAGCCTAGTGTGTCGGGTTGGAGCCCAAGTTGGAGTCCAAGGAGCAGCAGTGAACATTCATTATTCGTTAAGTAGTTCAGTGTGTGGGGATATTCCCAAAGGTCTGGATCCAATATCCCAAACTCTACTGAGTGCTTCTACAGGAATGGTTGGAGCAGATATTTGGGATCTGCAATACTAAAATGGTTTTCCAAAGATAAAAAGGGCGATTTTAAGTTTTTATGTTATCCTTTATACGAAGAGCTAGCAAGATTAACACTCCTTAATGATTCCACAGGAATGCTGATCAGACACAGTGGAAgcttcattttgaaaatgaattagaggaatttttgacatttttagccTAGTCCTCCTAGTGTTCACCTACTTCAGAGATGTCAAGTGTTTGGAAACTTACGTGTCTTTACATAAAATCTTTAAAGGTATTTTTATTCATACCGGGATAACCGGTAATAAGATTAACAAAGAATGCAGCCAAATATTTTTGGAAATGGCTGTAGAgttgataaataaatgaagtatTCCTGGTGATGTTTTCCCCTGTCCTAAAAATATTTCGGTACATATATTTTAGCTTCTTTAAATATCACCCATAGATGTTGGTGTACAATTAGAGGAGATCTAAAAAAATAGAGTATTCTGCAATCAAATGTGGATGACGATGATGGACTTTTCTGATATGCAGGAGCTTTTGAGCCTGTGATTCTTTTAATACCCATTTGCATTGGTCAAAAAATCTATTTCCACTTTTTTATAAGCTTGTTATGAGATTAACTTTTATTCCACTATTTTCTTAAAGATTTATACAGAGAAGGTTTCTTATGCCTGAAGACATTTTTACAAGGGTGTCGAGAAGATATTTTAGGCATACTGAAGAGGTATTTTTTTGAACCGCTTGCATTAACAGAGCCTTTTTAACTCACTGAGAAGTATTTTACTACACAAAAGCCCATGTACAGTTTGTTTTAAATCAGATactaatatatttattcagttatgTACTTTACCATGCGGTATAGGTGTCTGTATGAATGTATCCGCTTGAACTACATCTGGTCATCACTCTTTTGTAAGGGCATGCTGCATCTGGATACTTAACCAGGCGCTagtcatgtttttttgtttaattcatacactgtttctggagagccaccttcctgcagatttcagttgctacccatatcaaacacacctgaaccaattaattaggaactaaacaccacgtgataattacaagcaggtgtgtttgatatgggttgcaactgaaatctgcagcaaggtggctctccaggaacagggttggccacccctgctctagggcaatggtctcaaacgctacagctctgcatagtttagctccaaccacctccaactcacacctgcttgataacaccttgattagttggatcagctgcgTTTAAtgagggttgaagcaaaactgtgcaaagctgcggctCTGCAAGAATCAAGCTTGAGACCTGTGCTCAAGGCTTTtgtctatgtttgtttgtttgtttgtttaaaaaaaaaaaaacaagactcccaatgttattttcagaccCAGAGATGTTAAAGGAACACTGTCATCTTggatttcatttgtaaataaattcaatttattAGTTTTGATATTCAAGCCGTTTTTGTGGTATACATGCGTTTAGATGggcgttttattttattaaagttgttAAAATTGTCACACCAAATGCAAAATGAACTGGGTTGGGGAGTATATTTACTTGGGCGAAGCTACTGTTTTATTAATGATGCTGGTAAAAGGCTCTCTTCCATGTGGCGTTAAGTTTAAAAATGGCCAAACATGTTTTGAAAATGCCAAAAAAGGAATTTAGGAAAGGGGTTCTTTGTACTTTTTGTCATTTCAAGTTGCAGGGAGCACAATTCATGTGTAAATGATTGTAAATTTCAATTGTGCAAAATTAGGCACAATAAACGTTACACTACAGGACTTCTTAAGTGTTTTGATTTGCAGCTTTGGAACATCAACAATGTTGTGGGAGTTTACTGTGTAAGTTTATTTTTCTATGTGAAAGAGTCGACGTTACTTTGCTGCACACATGCATTACAAGTATCATATTGATCATCTACAATGATGTTTTGATTGTTTAACATGTAAAAGTGCATGTctttctgtttttgttgttgttgtttgtttgtttgcagatTCTAGCAAGGCAGTTAACCCTGTACCATACAGTGGCTGAACAAACTCAGGATTACAGGATTAGTTTTGGGTTGACAAAGGCAAACCAGTGCAGCCAGGCTTTGTTGGTATCAAGACACCCTGATTATCAAATCTGGCTATGATCCAGAGTTCAGGAAGTGCGTGCAGATGTAGGTGCAGCATTAGTAGCAAACAGCCGATAACATGTCTTCAAACAAAGATATTGTCATTGACTTCTTGTCAGAGCATTAGTGCAATTCACAGGCAAAGATAAAGCTTCtggaagtgctttgaaatgtgcatttgtttttaatgcaatgtttgtaTTTTACAAATGTCACTTTTTGATTTTAAACTCACTGGTTATTGCTTAAATTGCTTATGTCTAATGGATTAAACAATTATAATGCTCCTACTTCTATAATAATAATCCTTAGATGTGGCGTTGTATCATTCCATCATAACAAGTTcatgtcagcagctcctttataaatatatttaccaggaagtttttcacagtatacataaaaatgcatacaattttgaacaaaacaatacagatattaatattattgaaacTTATAACTTACATTTTGTggggtatttttttatttatttattattatttttttaaaatgtttgaccTAATCTCAACAGAAATATAAAGATAGGGTATGGTAGTAGTATGGTAATAATatacatacatcacacacacacacacacacacaccaatagtgTTTAATTTTGACCACTGTTTTGCCAGTGAGGGCATTTGAATTCGAACACAGCAAATGAGAGACGTTTTGAAGTGGGCGGGGCAGAGTCTAGAGAGCAAGCGATTGGTCAGAAGATTCATTAAGAAATGTTTGTTCAAAAATTGTTGATGCATTAGGCAGAAATGACAACCTGCAGGATTAGGATGTTTATACCTTCTAAACGTGAatattgtcactgttttggaggaCACTGGCTTGCAggtatgctttattttttttaaactgtatatacatttcatGCCTTTTAAAAGCgcaaagaattaaaataaaaaaatgtataaagcaaGATGAAAAGGATCATCCATAAAAGAGAACAGCTAAAAGaatactgtgtaaataattaggtaacactttataataactatgcactataaatcatttattaagcgttagcaaatagtgaattcattaaagcattaactctacattaatagatgttagtcaTCAGTTTATAAATGCAGATGctttattcttgacttataagcgcATTTTTAATGTGTGTAATAATTGTTCTTTCATATTTTGttattgattcatttttcatGACTATATGAAGTATTGCATATTTACAAATCAGTTGTATTTttagacaagtttttttttaagattatgcAAAATGAGTtcgtaaatgattaataaactatttaaatcaacatttgttgattattattcaggcatatattggTTAAttagtatgttaataaatacttAAACTAACAGTTTTGTTACCTAATCTAATGTGAGGACAATATGccttataaatcccttataaatgacaatgaaaggctcagtatcaaatgaacaataatatttgcaatcttatctaaaaaataaaattactgtgtaGTTTAAACATGGCTAAATAACAGGAGtgttaaaatataacataaaactggattaaacaacaacaatataattaacaatataatatgatacaacattttaatgttatttagctATCTTTAAAGTGCTCAGTCATTTTATTTCACACAAGGCTGCAAATAATTATCTTTCATTTGATATAGGTGCATATGTGTATCTTCAAgtgaataaaaattaataaagtcatttattttcttttttcctgtttaactGAGCCTTTGGTCATTTATAAAGcaaaaatagtcctcactttagattagatcacaaaactggataaagttgagttaaagtatttattaacttaataataataagaattataaatgttaatttgaatagtttattaatcatttacttgcgcattctgaatgatcctaaaaactaGAACCTTCTCTCTAATTACTGCTTTCTaattaatgcaatacttcatttagtgaagaaaacataattattattatttttttccggcagttagctctctgcaactctcttatggtcgcccactaaagctaagcagggctgcaccctgcagtacctggatgggagaccacatgggaaagctaggttgatgccggaagtggtgttagagggGCCAGCAGGgagcccaacctgcggtctgtgtgggtcctaatacccacaatatagtgaaggggacgctatactgatcagtgagcgccgtctttcggataagacattgaaccgaggtcctgactggcctttgtccatcatggcctcctaaccctccccatatcataattggcttcattactctgtctcctttccaccaatcagctggtgtgctgtgtacggtctggcgcaaaatggctgccgtcacgtcatccaggtggatgctgcacactggtggtggatgaggagattcccccctatgtgtaaagcgctttgagtgcctagaaaagcgctatataaatgtaagaaattattattattattatgaaatacaATCATTAATCACATTATACATCCGCTTATACATtgagaatagagcatttgtatctgcagttataaactactAACATCTgagagttaatgcttaactgataatgaattcactatttgctaatgctcaataaattatttatagcgtgTAGTCAGTACAAATTGTTACTACTTGgtttattttcccagagatgtgttgcggctggaagggcatctgctgcacaaagacttgctggataagttggcagttcattccgctgtggcgaccccagattattaaagagaataagccgacaagaaaatgaatgaatgaacttaggTTATGAATTATTGACCCTCGTGT from the Danio rerio strain Tuebingen ecotype United States chromosome 17, GRCz12tu, whole genome shotgun sequence genome contains:
- the peli2 gene encoding E3 ubiquitin-protein ligase pellino homolog 2; amino-acid sequence: MFSPGQEEHCAPTKEPVKYGELVVLGYNGSLPNGDRGRRKSRFALYKRAKANGVKPSTVHILNTPQASKAVNCKGQHSISYTLSRNQTVVVEYSHDKDTDMFQIGRSTEGPIDFVVTDTVSGGGESEETPITQSTISRFACRVVCERNPPYTARIFAAGFDSSKNIFLGEKAAKWKNPDGHMDGLTTNGVLVMHPRGGFTEESKPGVWREISVCGDVYTLRETRSAQTRGKLVESESNVLQDGSLVDLCGATLLWRTADGLFHTPTQKHLEALRQELNAARPQCPVGLNTLAFPSMQRCSRALSNVPAQEDKQPWVYLACGHVHGYHDWGHRSERESNAQRECPMCRAVGPYVPLWLGCEPAFYVDTGAPTHVFVPCGHVCSEKSTRYWAEIPLPHGTHAFHAACPFCATQLNLTQKWAKLIFQGPID